Proteins from one Oryza sativa Japonica Group chromosome 12, ASM3414082v1 genomic window:
- the LOC4352129 gene encoding uncharacterized protein — protein MANCRRRMTSPLSSLVAVLLIVVAVQSRAWALDQLDDMVPMKTAKPVVVAIAGGGGSGVVGTLAAPLCLQCRCCSKANPSNCQLTSCSSTFNCDPAGKCTLVQQRCGC, from the exons ATGGCGAACTGCCGCAGGAGGATGACCTCCCCTCTCTCGAGTTTGGTCGccgtcctcctcatcgtcgtcgccgtgcagTCCCGAG CATGGGCGTTGGATCAGCTGGATGACATGGTGCCGATGAAGACGGcgaagccggtggtggtggccatcgccggcggcggcggcagcggcgtagTAGGGACGTTGGCGGCGCCGTTGTGCCTGCAGTGCCGGTGCTGCTCGAAGGCGAACCCGAGCAACTGCCAGCTCACTAGCTGCAGCTCCACCTTCAACTGCGACCCTGCCGGCAAGTGCACCCTCGTCCAGCAGCGCTGCGGCTGCTAG
- the LOC107277806 gene encoding protein DETOXIFICATION 43 isoform X1 encodes MAAFLICAQVWLATSLLAGQALLASAFAKKDHYKVAVTTARVLQLAIVLGVGLTAFLATGMWFGAGVFTSDAAVISTIHKGVPELLLTVWTGQIGAMRAVRPASPRSDQPTLCRFRFRIVSLDIRG; translated from the exons atggcggcgtTCCTGATCTGCGCCCAGGTCTGGCTCGCCACGTCGCTCCTCGCCGGCCag gccTTGCTTGCCAGCGCGTTTGCAAAGAAGGATCACTACAAGGTGGCGGTGACCACCGCCCGCGTGCTGCAACTTGCCATCGTCCTCGGCGTCGGGCTGACGGCCTTCCTCGCCACCGGCATGTGGTTCGGCGCCGGCGTTTTCACCAGCGATGCCGCCGTCATCAGCACCATCCACAAAGGCGTTCCG GAACTGCTGCTGACTGTTTGGACCGGTCAGATCGGAGCTATGcgtgcagtcagaccggccagcccacggtctgaccagccaactctgtgtcggtttcggtttcggattGTTTCGCTGGATATCCGTGGATAA
- the LOC107277806 gene encoding protein DETOXIFICATION 42 isoform X2 yields the protein MAAFLICAQVWLATSLLAGQALLASAFAKKDHYKVAVTTARVLQLAIVLGVGLTAFLATGMWFGAGVFTSDAAVISTIHKGVPFVVGSQTISTLAFVFDGKWRGMASIRIG from the exons atggcggcgtTCCTGATCTGCGCCCAGGTCTGGCTCGCCACGTCGCTCCTCGCCGGCCag gccTTGCTTGCCAGCGCGTTTGCAAAGAAGGATCACTACAAGGTGGCGGTGACCACCGCCCGCGTGCTGCAACTTGCCATCGTCCTCGGCGTCGGGCTGACGGCCTTCCTCGCCACCGGCATGTGGTTCGGCGCCGGCGTTTTCACCAGCGATGCCGCCGTCATCAGCACCATCCACAAAGGCGTTCCG TTCGTCGTTGGCTCGCAGACGATAAGCACGCTGGCCTTCGTCTTCGACGGCAAATGGAGGGGAATGGCATCGATTAGGATAGGATAG
- the LOC4352130 gene encoding disease resistance protein RGA2 has protein sequence MAEAIFSAIVGDVIGRVISLVVSNFNGDHSTEVKLQRICRMLIKIHSVVEEAKGRQITNHGTLEWLSELIDGAYQGRYLLDTIGCGEPDLDDKNRDEVDPKPFSLSKFNPAKRVRVAAFTVRNILSRHDIGVDEIDRVVESLQSMCGDLKEFMMLLQACQPIHRPLATNIFIEGQMFGRHVKKEMIINFLLHEDDLPRGKLGVLPILGDIGVGKTTLVQHACDDARVRSHFTTILLFNFSHTYKMEMCEPKPVLRPKHVIGDVGNSDDPLHELEQSFFNKRFLIVFEDVDIHKKNMLEELLKSLSCGKQGSKIIVTTSNKHVTTIGTVQPIKLKFLPCPEYWFFFKAHAFAGTDVQENPRLVAAGKSIAAKLNGSFFGAKIIGAILKENPDPKFWCTVLQRDIGGLSLLGDGLGYIADLVEILLPSRLSVKEVFVSKNSLSSETELARLQGLCLPCPSSAPLATHSSELSLAKATSYERVLLCKAVLPFYSLYYTAKCAVDSENCYSKFSVV, from the coding sequence ATGGCAGAAGCAATCTTCTCGGCAATTGTTGGCGATGTGATCGGCAGAGTGATATCCCTTGTTGTCAGTAATTTCAATGGAGATCACAGCACTGAAGTCAAGTTACAGAGGATATGCCGCATGCTGATCAAGATCCATAGCGTAGTTGAGGAGGCCAAAGGGAGGCAGATCACCAACCATGGCACCCTCGAGTGGCTCTCGGAGCTCATCGATGGCGCATACCAAGGCCGTTACTTGCTCGACACGATCGGATGCGGGGAGCCTGATCTTGATGACAAGAATCGCGATGaggtagatcccaagcctttcTCCTTGTCCAAGTTCAATCCTGCAAAGCGTGTGCGCGTCGCGGCTTTCACCGTGAGGAACATACTGTCTCGCCACGACATCGGTGTTGATGAGATTGATAGGGTGGTTGAGAGCTTGCAGAGCATGTGTGGTGATCTCAAGGAGTTCATGATGCTCCTTCAGGCCTGCCAGCCGATTCATCGGCCTCTAGCTACCAACATCTTCATCGAGGGGCAGATGTTCGGCCGACATGTCAAAAAGGAGATGATCATCAACTTCTTGCTGCATGAGGATGATCTACCAAGAGGAAAACTTGGTGTTCTTCCGATTCTAGGCGATATCGGGGTCGGGAAGACCACCCTAGTACAGCATGCCTGTGATGATGCTAGGGTGCGCAGCCACTTCACAACAATCTTGCTGTTCAATTTCTCACACACCTACAAGATGGAGATGTGTGAACCAAAGCCTGTTCTACGGCCTAAACATGTCATCGGAGATGTTGGAAATTCAGATGATCCACTACATGAACTGGAGCAGAgtttcttcaacaagaggtTCTTGATTGTTTTCGAGGATGTTGACATACACAAGAAGAACATGCTTGAGGAGCTCCTGAAAAGCCTGAGTTGTGGCAAACAAGGTAGCAAGATCATAGTCACAACCAGCAACAAGCATGTCACTACAATTGGAACAGTGCAGCCTATCAAACTGAAGTTTTTGCCCTGCCCAGAGTACTGGTTCTTCTTCAAAGCGCATGCCTTCGCCGGCACAGATGTCCAGGAGAACCCTAGGCTGGTGGCAGCAGGAAAATCGATCGCCGCGAAGCTGAACGGATCATTCTTCGGCGCAAAGATCATCGGGGCGATTCTGAAAGAAAATCCAGATCCTAAATTCTGGTGTACGGTTCTTCAGAGAGATATTGGGGGGCTGTCATTGTTGGGTGATGGACTTGGCTACATTGCTGATTTAGTGGAAATTTTGCTGCCAAGTCGCCTATCCGTGAAGGAGGTCTTCGTCTCCAAGAACTCATTGTCCTCTGAGACAGAGTTGGCTAGGCTGCAGGGTCTGTGCTTGCCATGTCCTAGCTCTGCCCCTCTAGCCACTCATAGCAGTGAGCTCAGCTTAGCAAAAGCAACCAGCTATGAAAGAGTGTTGCTGTGCAAGGCAGTGTTGCCATTCTACTCCTTGTACTACACTGCTAAGTGTGCTGTGGACTCTGAGAACTGTTACTCAAAGTTTAGTGTTGTTTAG
- the LOC4352131 gene encoding uncharacterized protein At3g27210: MRLIGRGKSSKAKKGSSTPLQSKEKIAANVETVAVGSNNRQVAPDDNMPLGEAGYASSRDEVFFEACPWLESDCEDEFYSINGDGTPARSFRTNSSNHAIQPEPRKLPTLGAILKAEPLRPPPPPQETQPTPPSPATTMRLADLLRERQESFTCYDGPACAISRTGSSCGAGNGEQWSHCCIPSFVPRTSVSYAKGRRKRR; encoded by the exons ATGAGGCTGATTGGGAGAGgaaagagttccaaggccaagAAGGGCTCTTCAACTCCATTGCAATCCAAGGAGAAGATTGCTGCAAATGTGGAGACTGTTGCTGTTGGTTCCAACAACAGGCAAGTGGCACCTGATGATAACATGCCCCTGGGAGAAGCTGGCTATG CTAGCAGCAGAGATGAGGTTTTCTTTGAAGCTTGCCCTTGGTTAGAGTCTGACTGCGAGGATGAATTCTACAGTATCAATGGAG ATGGCACCCCTGCAAGATCATTCAGAACGAACTCCAGCAACCATGCGATACAACCTGAACCTCGCAAGCTGCCCACACTGGGTGCCATCCTGAAGGCCGAGCCGCTgaggccgccaccaccaccgcaggAGACGCAGccaacgccgccgtcgccggcgacgacaatGCGactcgccgacctcctccggGAGAGGCAAGAATCGTTCACCTGCTACGACGGCCCTGCCTGCGCCATCTCCCGGACGGGCTCCTCCTGCGGCGCCGGCAACGGCGAGCAGTGGAGCCATTGCTGCATTCCGAGCTTCGTCCCGCGTACCAGTGTGAGCTAcgcgaaggggaggaggaagcgcAGGTGA